GATGCGTAAAAACTTTCTAGTCGAGACGGCTGAGTATGTCACCACCCAGGGCCAGCAGTATGCCCAGACCTTCCTCATCGCCCAATCGCTCAAACTGAACAAGATTGGACTCGCCCTCCACAAATTTGGCGGCACCGGACAGCTCTGGGTTGAAATCTATAAGGATGACGGATCGGGTAAACCCGGCGCCTACCTGACGACCAGCCAGTACCTCGCGGTCGATCAGATGAAATATACATCCGGGTATGACTGGGTTGATTTTGACTTTGGCACCCCCGGTCTGCTTCTGCCGCCCGGCCGCTACTGGATGGCCCTCGGGTTCACCGGCAGTCCGATCATCAACTGGTTCTTCTCTTATGGCAAACCAGTCGGCCCCGAGGATGGCACGCGCTACAAAACCCTCTTCGACGAGACCTGGAGCCGCAGCCTCGCCTACGAGTTCAATTATCGCATCATCGGCATGACCGGGGAGTAACGCGAATCATGCGCGGCTTCCGCTGGGCAACGATATGGCCGCTAACGGGAAGAGGGAATGGCTCAAAAGTATATTCTGACGCACGATCTCGGGACCAGCTCCAATAAAGCCGTACTGTTCACGCTGCAGGGACGTTTGATCGCGGAGGCCCGCCAGGACTACGCCGTCCATTATCCGCGCCCCAAATACGCCGAACAGGACCCCTTTGACTGGCTGCATGCGGTGTATACCACCTCCCGCAAGGCTCTCGAAAAGTCCGGTATTAAGGCCGAGCAGGTGGCCGGCATCACCTTCACCTGCCAGATGCAAACTCTTGTGGCGGTGGATGCCCAGGGCGAGCCGGTGATGCCTGCGATCTCCTGGCTCGATACGCGCGGTATGGAGGTCCTTTACGATACCCTCTATCCCCGGCCGCGCATCCAGGGCTATCATCCCTTGCGTCTGCTGCAGTTTCTGCGGATTACAGGCGGTGCACCCGGCCATACCGGCAAGGACCCCATCGCCAAAATCCTCTGGATCCAACGCAACCGGCCGGAACTCTTCGCCCGGGTCGACAAATTTCTCGATGTCAAGGATTTCGTCATCTATCATCTCACCGGCCGGTGGTCGAAATCGGTCGACATGGCGTCCGTCTGGTGGCTTCTGGATACCCGGAAGAACCGCAACCTCTGGGATGAAAAACTCTGCCGTCTCGCCGGTATCACGCCGGATCAGCTGCCGCCGGTCTATCCGAGTTCGGCGATTATCGGCCCCCTGCAGGCGGCAGCGGCGGATCACATGGGCCTTCCGGCCGGCATCCCGGTCATCAATGGCTCGGGGGATATCCCGGCCGCGGCTGTCGGCTCTGGCGCGATCAAGGAGGGCGCCCTCAATATCCGTCTTGGCACCAGCGGCGGCATCTCCGGCCATTTCAGCAAGCGTAAAATCGATATCGCCCATTATGCCGGCTGCGTCGGCAGCACCTTCCCGGAAAAATACTATCTGGCTCTGGCCCATCAGGAGACCATCGGCATCTGCCTCGAATGGCTCGCCAACCGCATCCTCTACCATAAGCAGCGGCTTGCGGAGGAGACGCTTTTTTCCGATGTATTCCAGCTTCTCGATCATCTGGCGATGCAGGCCCCGCCCGGCGCGGCGGGGCTGATCTTCACACCCTGGATGTTCGGCGAGCGCTGCCCGATTGATGACCATAACGTCCGCGCCGGTCTTTTCAACCTCAACTTGCAGCACGGTCGCGAACATATCATCCGCGCCGTGCTCGAAGGCATCGCCTTCAACCTGCGCTGGGCCCTGGAGGTTCTGGAAAAGCTCTACCAGCCGGTCACGGAACTCCACATCATCGGCGGCGGCGCTAAAAGCGATATCTGGTGCCAGATCATCGCCGACATCACCAACCGGCGCATCCGCCAGGTTGCCGATCCCCAGCAAGCCAATGCCCGGGGCGTCGCCCTGCTGGCCAGCCTGGCCCTAGGGCACATCAGCGATTTTGAGTCGATCGCCGACCATGTGGTGATCCGCCAGAGCTATGAGCCCGATCCCGCCCATCGGTTGCTGTACGACCAGCTCTTCAACGAATTCAAGCGGCTTTATCAGCAAAACAAAAAATGGTATGCCCGTATGAACGGCGCAAGCGGACCCAAGAGCCCGGCGTGGGGTGAGTCCGCCTCCTAACCGCCACTTGGTCACCTCAATTCTTTCTCGGAGCAATGGAAGATATGGCTCAGCCGCGCACCGGCACCGTGCTGATCGTCGATGATGAGGCCATCA
This portion of the bacterium genome encodes:
- a CDS encoding FGGY-family carbohydrate kinase produces the protein MAQKYILTHDLGTSSNKAVLFTLQGRLIAEARQDYAVHYPRPKYAEQDPFDWLHAVYTTSRKALEKSGIKAEQVAGITFTCQMQTLVAVDAQGEPVMPAISWLDTRGMEVLYDTLYPRPRIQGYHPLRLLQFLRITGGAPGHTGKDPIAKILWIQRNRPELFARVDKFLDVKDFVIYHLTGRWSKSVDMASVWWLLDTRKNRNLWDEKLCRLAGITPDQLPPVYPSSAIIGPLQAAAADHMGLPAGIPVINGSGDIPAAAVGSGAIKEGALNIRLGTSGGISGHFSKRKIDIAHYAGCVGSTFPEKYYLALAHQETIGICLEWLANRILYHKQRLAEETLFSDVFQLLDHLAMQAPPGAAGLIFTPWMFGERCPIDDHNVRAGLFNLNLQHGREHIIRAVLEGIAFNLRWALEVLEKLYQPVTELHIIGGGAKSDIWCQIIADITNRRIRQVADPQQANARGVALLASLALGHISDFESIADHVVIRQSYEPDPAHRLLYDQLFNEFKRLYQQNKKWYARMNGASGPKSPAWGESAS